CCGCCAGTCCCAAGGTTCGTTTGACTCCATTGTTGTTCTTGTTCACCCCAACCACGTTTTGAACGCTCTACATTAGCAAGATGCTGCGCGTAACCTGGTTGGTTTGTCATTACAGTGTATTGTTTACCATGCCATACTTGAGGTTTTCCATTTCTCCATTCAACAATGGCGCTATCACCTGTGGTATCTTGAAATGAGATGTGAAGAGCAATACGAATCGGCACACCTTCAACAAATTCAATAGAAGGTGCTTCTTCATTGATAGCGGCAACCACTTCATTAACGGATTTATACTGAGATAACATATTACGTAAGTAAGTTAATGAACCATTTTTACTAGATGATTTAACCGCTAAGTCCATTTCACCGTCGTACAAAACATTACCGCTTAAGCCTTTTGAGTTAACGCCATCAGTAATAAAACCATAGGTAGTTAAGCCTGTTACATCGTATTTAGATGTCACTTTATTTGATTTTTCACTGTGAGTTAAATAAGAGCTGCCTGCAGGGAAATTCATTAAATGTGGATGTGTTTGTTCTGACCAATCCATTGTTCTAGTGACAAACGTACCGTGATCTTGTGTCTTCCAGAGTATACGAGTACATGCTTGTGCGGCTGGAGCAATGGTCGATAAAGTAAGTGCACCAATTAAAGCAGTCGAAATAAAAGAACGTTTCATCATTGTTTCTCCTTAATGGAAGAGGATGTGTTTCATCAATATGGTTATTATTGCGTGCTTTATCGCACATGTAATCTCTGGTATGTTGGGATTAACCCAACAAAAGGTGAAGAATTATGGCGACATTTACGTTTGATCAATTAGAAGCATTTGCAACGGTGGTAGAGCAAGGATCTTTTAGTGCTGCAGCAAGAAAGCTTAAAAAAGACAGATCAACGGTTCATCAATTGGTTGCATTTCTTGAGATTGATTGGGGTGTTGAGCTATTTAATCGAGAAGGAAAAACGCCAAAGCTATCCCCAGATGCTACCCGTTTATATAAGTACGCTACCTTACTGCTTGAACAACGTTTAGAAGTTCAAAATATTGCAAATAATATAGGTAGCGATATAGAAGACAGCTTGACCATCAGTTATGACGAAACAATGCCGGTATCAGTATTGTTTAAAACAGAACAAGAGCTATCAAGTGCATTTCCATATACGAGAGTGAATTACTTATCGCAACAAAAGGATCTCGCTATCCAATCAATTCAAGAAGGGAGAGTTGATCTAACGTTGCAGTTAATATCTTATCGCAGTAAGCCTCATAAAGGTCTGGCAGGGATTAATATTGGTTCAATACATTTTGGTGTATATGTAAGTGCTGATTCTGAATTACTTGATCATGAGCCATGTTCACTTCAATTAATGCAAACAAAGAAACAGCTAATATTGCAAAGTTTACTCTCCGCTGAACTTGATAACGTGGCGATATTCAGCGCTAATTATCAGGTCTTAACACGCATTGATTTTCTTGTATCGTGTTTGGAAAAGTCACCGTTTACTTGGAGTATTTTACCAACACACCTTGCGGAACCGTATGTAAAGTCCAAACAAATAAAGCGATGTGATGTTGCATTTTTTGATGGTGATATCTCATGGGGATGCGGGCTAATCAGTAGCCAAAATTCAGATAAAGGCCCTGTTTTTCTAAAAGCCGCTGAATGTCTAAAGAAAGCAATGAAAGAATCCCATCATTATTAGTTAGCTATTATCTTGCAGCGAATACTTTTCTCGATTTTTTAAGCATGTTGTGAGTCTATGCTTCATTGCTTGAGAGTAATATTGAGTCGTGAAATAGTAGCTATCACCAAGAGTATCCGTTAAATGAATCGACTCTTCTTGTCTAAACTGATCCAATAACAGTTCTTCTGCTGTTTCATTTTGTGGTTTGTATACAGCATACCCATAATAATTCACACCAAATTTATTGAGCTTAATTTTTTTGTCATTAATCACAGCCGTTAAAGAGGATTGAGGTGCTTCATTAAACCCCACTGAAATCTCGATCTTCTTACAATCATAAGTTACTACGGATTGAATAAAAGCATCATCAGAATTTTGAGCGTAGATTAGTGAATTGAAGTGAACATTATCGTTAGTCCAAATGGTTTCTTTTGCATAACTATTAAATGTAAGACACAGGATTATTAATAATGTAATGATTCTTGGCATACCTTTGCTCTCTCATTAACAGGTTTGTATATGATTGAAGAGTGTTTTGAATGAATAAAAAAGAGAGTAAAGATTAAATGTGCTGTTAATTAAGCACTTTTAATCTTTAGTTTATAAAATTAGTAGATTTCCATCTTAATTTATCGATTTTTGTTATGAGAGGGTGTGTTGAAATTCCTCTGTTGAATTCATCTGCGTTTTTAAAATGAGACTTTAGAATCTTGGGTGATTTTAAATTCACAAAAAGTGAATAAAAAACTATACATTTTCCCTTGTGAAATATATAGTCACTTTAATTGAATAACTATTTACTCTTTTGCAGTATAAAAAGGAACGCAACTATGGAGCAGACAGACATTACCTCCCTCATTCCCATTGTTATAACGCTGATTATCTCGTTAACGACACGTAATGTGGTCGTTGGTCTTTTTGCGGGAGTATTGAGTGGAGTAGCAATGCTAAACGGTTTGTTTACCACGCTTGATCCGTTTGAAACATTTGGTGTCATGGTTAAAAGTTATATCTCACCTCAACTAACAGATAGCTATAATGCCGGAGTGATTGTATTGCTGGTTTTCATTGGTGGGTTTGTTGCACTAATGGAAAAGTCGGGTGGTGGCCTTGCATTTGCAGAAAAAGTAACGCTTTGGGTCAAAAGTAAATTTCAGGCCCAAACCTCGGCATGGCTAGGGGGAATCATCATTTTCTTCTCTGATTTAGGTACGCCATTAATTGTTGGTCCAGTTTTTCGTCCTCTTTTCGATAAATTAAAAATCTCTCGTCAAAAACTGGCCTTCATTATTGATTCAACCTCATCACCTGTGGCTATTTTAATTCCATTCATTGGTTGGGGTGTGTATATCATGGGGTTAATACAGAAAGAATTTACTGCATTAAATGTCACTGATATTACAGATTGGGATGCATTTTTAGGCGCTATTCCATATCAATTCTACGCAATTTTAGCGATAGCGATTGTTCCACTTGTCGCATTAAAGAAATTGGATTTTGGCCCAATGGCAAAAGCTGAAGCGATAGCAAGTAAGGGCGAACTTCATGCGTCGTCTGATATTTCAAAAGAAATATTCACGCATAAAAATGCAAAAGCCTCGTTTGTATGGGCACCGCTATTGGTGATGGGAGCTGTTTTGGTATTTATGCTTGCACCTCTAGGTTTCCCATTTGAAAAAGTATCTGGTTCAGTGTTTCGTTCTGCTTTGTCTACCGCTTACTTCTTTGCCGCATTTACACTAATTATTTTAATGGCAATGAATAAAGTAAGAAGTCTATCGGATGGTATTTCTGTGTACATGAAAGGGATGGGTAATATGATGCAAGTTGCAATCATCCTTATTCTTGCATGGACTCTGAGTTCAGTTGGTAAAGAGTTAGGTGCGGCAGCTTATATTGCAGAGCAAGCTCAAAACGGCTTTCCATATTGGTTAGTGCCAGCGGTATCTTTTTTACTGGCAGCGATCATTTCATTTGCTACGGGATCGTCATGGGGAACATTTGCAATTATGATGCACTTGGTTATCCCGACAGCTATCGCAATTGATGCGCCGATGTTTGTATGTATTGGTGCTGTACTTTCTGGTGGTTTGTTTGGCGATCACTGTTCACCAATTTCTGAAACAACGATCTTGTCTTCAACAGGAGCAGGATGTGATCAGTTCGAACACTTTAAGACACAGCTTCCTTATGCATTATTAAATGGTGGAATCGCACTTGTCAGTTTTCTAATTGCAGGCATTTTTGATAACCCACTTATTTTCATATTAGCGTTAATAGCGCAGGTTACATTGGTAGTAACACTCGCTAAATTAACTCCAGAGAATATGTTTAATAAAAGCAAATTGGTGGCTGGAAATCAGTTAGGCTAGGCGTTTACCTAAAGATTACAGCAATGAAACGGTCCTTAATTGGGCCGTTTTTGGTTTCTCGTCCGTACAGGAGAATTAAGTACAAAACTAAGAATGTAACTAAGAGGTTGGATATTTACAAAAACAAGAGATGTCGACCTAGGAAGATAAGTGTGAAGGGCAATAGGGTTTGACTGAGTTCTCTGTTCATATTTATATAGCAGGCAATTTATTTTTAGATACTTTCAATACACTGAATGTGGAGATGCAGATGCTCTGCCAATTTAAACTTATCCCCGGTCGCCTACTGACCCAAAAAGACTTACCGTATATACTCACTCCCAATGAATTACTGAATCACCTTAATCGTTTTACCGATCTGTCTTCATTAAAAGCGTCGTTACCTATTAATTTACAGCGTCATTCTGCAATCAGTGATTCACAAGGGGTATTTCAAACCGTCAGTCGTATTCGTCAATTGGTCGAACAGGGAGAGTGGGCAGCATTATCGTTAATGAACCAACATAGAAGTATCGATACTCTGCATTTAGCTCAAGGAAGTGGTCTAAAAAAACGTATTGATAAGGTGGTTAACCCCTCGGTTACTCGTTCTCGTTTAAAAGTAAAACCGACCTTACTTCGTTCAAGTTCAAACGCCTCATCCATTACTCCTATTTCTGAAAAAAAGAATGATAATAAAATCGTTATCGAGTTTGCGGGGCAATGGCCTAATAACGCCGCATCCATCTCGATTTCAAAATTAAAAAACATCAATGAAAAGACAGTAAAGCCGAAAAAAGACAGCAAAAACGGACACAGGAGTCTCGTCGAATTTACGTATTTGGATGATAGAAATCGATCACTGTATTTGACGTTACCAAGTATGAACTCAGCCAAAGAGATAAACCTGTTACTGAGCGAATCATTATCTCCTGTAATCAAAGAAACAGAAATGGCAGAGTGGGATAATGTGTTAGTGCCTGTGGTGCCTTTTAAAGCAAAAGATAATAATTTTCTTCCACAAGAAGCTTCTCTTTACCCATCCGGTTATATTTATATAGTGTGGAATAATAACGTTTGGCGAGAACTAAAAATCACTAAAGATTACCAGTTTATGGATATCGATTTAAAGAGTGAGAACAAAGCCAATTCTGGTGAAAAAGTCGCTAATCGATATGTAGATATTGCCTTAACACATCCAGAGTATGGCTGTTATTTTTCAGATGAACCTTTTGATGTAAAACAAAATGGAAAAACGGTTTTTAGTGGCGTGCTTGATGTTTATGGGCAGGCAAGAGTTTTTGATTTAACGGAAGATAAAGTAATTATTGAGTTGCCTCAAACTCCAACTCATTATTCAATCGAGTTAGAAACAACAGAAAGTTTATTTGGCTCAAAAAAGAGTGATATACGCCCCGTTTCTGGGCACGCATTACCACATATTTGGGTGCCTTATAAAATCGCAGGTCAACCTCAAACTCTTTTTGCATATCATAGTTTATCGCAACTGACTGATGATCAATTATCTGAGTTAACCAGCAATCCAGAGACCATGGCACAGCGTATAGAAGGGCTTGATAGCTATACTGAATTACAACAATTTAGTGATGATGGAGCGTCTGTTATTGCACTTCAATCGCCACTTTCAAGTCAGGCTTTACCAACTTCAATTGAAAAACAAAGCGAGCAAGGCATTGCAGTTTTATTTATATCATCACCACAAGATGAGATTGTTTTTGCTTATTGCCAACATCCTACAGTCGATGAACCTGATGACTACTTTGAGTTATTTAATACAGAGCACAAATGGTCACAAAAGGTGTATTTAGGTCAAGCCTTAGCACTGGATGACGGTTATCAATCTATTCGATTTACGGGGTGGCCAAGTGAGGTTAAAACCGTCACGTTAAAACGAGTAAACAAAGGGAATGAGTATCACCCTGAGCAACCGCCAATCATCATTTACCAAGACATTGCAATCAGTGAATTAGTGTAGGGACACCATGAATTTAAAATACCTATGGACAGCATTAGCTGCGCTTATTTTCCTAAACGGATGCAACCAAGACGACTCTTCAACGCCAAGGACAGCCGTCGAACCACCAAAAACTGACGTCGAATTACTTAACGAGCAAGAGTGGGATGATAACCGTGTTTATGTCACTAAAGATAACTACATCTTAACGAAAGAAGCCAATGGCACGATACCGGGAATAATGAAGCCCTGCTTTGTAGTGAACAGCGCTAAAGAGTGGCCAAGAGAAGATTTATCAAATGCGGATTCTTACGACTTACCGAGAGTGGATTTCAGGTGGAATAACGGGAAACACGATGCGTATTCCGTAATGACTGAAAAACAGATTTATGAAGCGAGAGATAAGATTTGGAGCATAAAAACAGATGGTACGGATTTACGGTTAGTTACTGACTTTTTAGACGTTGTTCCGATGAATAAGCAGAATGAAGCCGTTCCAATACGAATGATGCGTCGGTCACCAAATAATCGTTATTTAGCTTGGAGTGACAGCGTCAATAAAGTCATTTTTGATTTAAAAACCCAAGAGTCGATAGTTTTAGGCTCTGATCTTGGTCATTCTCAATTTCTCTGGGCGGAAGACAGTAGCTATTTGTATTTTGAAGACAGAGCTAAATATTGGAAATACGATATTGTCTCAGGAAAAACTACCCAAATGGACGATGATTTTCATTTTTCAGAAGTGGGGGTGATATACGGTGGGAAGCGGTATGTAGTTTCTGATTATGGGATTGTTGTTTTTAACGAGAGTAATAACAAACGACTTTATTCAATAGGCTTATCTACAGCTGAAGAGGATAAATTAGCGGCTAAGAACATTTCACTTTCGTATGATCGAAAATATTTTTTGAAAAGCAGGTCAATCAGCCCTAATGGAAAGTATGCATGGGGTGAATCAGCACAATATCGTTATTTTATTAATTTAGAAACCAAAGAGGTTAAAAATGAGAAAATTGTTCGTTCAGAAGTAGGTGATTATCAATACTTTGAGCAGTTAGGGTTGAATGCTAATTATGTCAGAGATGGTGCTGGAGGTGTAATATTTCTGAAATTAAATGAAGATAAAACCGTCCCTAAGGATAAATGGATGAACTGGCCGCAAGTATGCTCAGGCCATTCAGCAACACTGTCATGGTTATACAA
The window above is part of the Aliivibrio fischeri ATCC 7744 = JCM 18803 = DSM 507 genome. Proteins encoded here:
- a CDS encoding linear amide C-N hydrolase, which gives rise to MMKRSFISTALIGALTLSTIAPAAQACTRILWKTQDHGTFVTRTMDWSEQTHPHLMNFPAGSSYLTHSEKSNKVTSKYDVTGLTTYGFITDGVNSKGLSGNVLYDGEMDLAVKSSSKNGSLTYLRNMLSQYKSVNEVVAAINEEAPSIEFVEGVPIRIALHISFQDTTGDSAIVEWRNGKPQVWHGKQYTVMTNQPGYAQHLANVERSKRGWGEQEQQWSQTNLGTGGNTNPEDRFIHATYFSGHLNEPTSVINGILKLDSTSFKIPHDAPNKMINGKMAGYATEYSVNRHLDSGETVVRYQWGDAFNQVQYNVKEIQQSGKFVNFNISTPNLAGDITEKAIHSAK
- a CDS encoding LysR family transcriptional regulator — its product is MATFTFDQLEAFATVVEQGSFSAAARKLKKDRSTVHQLVAFLEIDWGVELFNREGKTPKLSPDATRLYKYATLLLEQRLEVQNIANNIGSDIEDSLTISYDETMPVSVLFKTEQELSSAFPYTRVNYLSQQKDLAIQSIQEGRVDLTLQLISYRSKPHKGLAGINIGSIHFGVYVSADSELLDHEPCSLQLMQTKKQLILQSLLSAELDNVAIFSANYQVLTRIDFLVSCLEKSPFTWSILPTHLAEPYVKSKQIKRCDVAFFDGDISWGCGLISSQNSDKGPVFLKAAECLKKAMKESHHY
- a CDS encoding Na+/H+ antiporter NhaC family protein, with amino-acid sequence MEQTDITSLIPIVITLIISLTTRNVVVGLFAGVLSGVAMLNGLFTTLDPFETFGVMVKSYISPQLTDSYNAGVIVLLVFIGGFVALMEKSGGGLAFAEKVTLWVKSKFQAQTSAWLGGIIIFFSDLGTPLIVGPVFRPLFDKLKISRQKLAFIIDSTSSPVAILIPFIGWGVYIMGLIQKEFTALNVTDITDWDAFLGAIPYQFYAILAIAIVPLVALKKLDFGPMAKAEAIASKGELHASSDISKEIFTHKNAKASFVWAPLLVMGAVLVFMLAPLGFPFEKVSGSVFRSALSTAYFFAAFTLIILMAMNKVRSLSDGISVYMKGMGNMMQVAIILILAWTLSSVGKELGAAAYIAEQAQNGFPYWLVPAVSFLLAAIISFATGSSWGTFAIMMHLVIPTAIAIDAPMFVCIGAVLSGGLFGDHCSPISETTILSSTGAGCDQFEHFKTQLPYALLNGGIALVSFLIAGIFDNPLIFILALIAQVTLVVTLAKLTPENMFNKSKLVAGNQLG